A single genomic interval of Candidatus Bipolaricaulis anaerobius harbors:
- a CDS encoding HAMP domain-containing sensor histidine kinase — MSLVRKLSFQTKLVIVLLGVVLLVTTLGLTLVRISVNRAFSDLSQREGRAYDQWVRTLITRYPGHRDDLAGIGRFLEGSPRAPGFLLVSPEGQVVLAQDPSLVGQVLPPAEVARGTPIELPDGSQWTIVPVEESPPPPLHEAFLQTVNRSLWIATGVVAVVALILALLLIRHLTGPLRNLAAAAHRIAAGDLTARVEETGEDELGKLAQSFNAMAESLEEAERSKRQMIADVAHELRTPITVLRAAVEGFEDGVLEPTPENLSALKDKVHLTARLIEDLQQLALADMGRLSLRQEPFPLEPVIADIAAMIGPQLEDGGIQLALDLPPDLPPAAGDRQRIQQVLLNLMANALRHTPAGGEILVTARADGSEIEVSVCDTGPGISPEDAAHLFARFYRGREERAAGTGTGLGLSVAKAIVEAHGGRIWAENRPTGGACFHFTLPRALTP; from the coding sequence GTGAGCCTGGTTAGGAAGCTCTCGTTTCAGACGAAGCTCGTGATCGTGCTCCTCGGGGTGGTCCTCCTCGTGACCACGCTCGGCCTCACCCTCGTGCGGATCTCCGTCAACCGGGCGTTCTCCGACCTCTCCCAGCGCGAGGGGCGGGCCTACGATCAGTGGGTGCGAACGCTCATCACCCGCTACCCTGGGCATCGGGACGACCTCGCTGGGATCGGGCGGTTCCTCGAGGGAAGCCCCCGCGCCCCGGGCTTCCTCCTCGTGAGCCCCGAGGGACAGGTCGTCCTCGCCCAGGACCCCTCCCTCGTGGGGCAGGTCCTCCCCCCCGCCGAAGTGGCGCGGGGAACCCCGATCGAGCTGCCTGACGGGAGCCAGTGGACCATCGTTCCCGTTGAGGAGAGCCCGCCCCCTCCCCTCCACGAGGCGTTCCTCCAGACGGTGAATCGCTCGCTGTGGATCGCCACGGGGGTGGTGGCGGTCGTCGCCCTCATCCTCGCCCTGCTCCTCATTCGCCACCTCACTGGCCCCCTGCGCAACCTGGCGGCCGCAGCCCACCGCATCGCCGCGGGCGACCTCACCGCCCGGGTGGAGGAGACAGGGGAGGACGAGCTGGGGAAGCTCGCCCAGTCGTTCAACGCGATGGCGGAGAGCCTGGAGGAGGCGGAGCGCTCCAAGCGGCAGATGATCGCCGATGTCGCCCACGAACTGCGGACCCCGATCACCGTCCTCCGCGCCGCGGTGGAGGGGTTCGAGGACGGGGTCCTCGAGCCAACCCCGGAGAACCTGTCCGCCCTCAAGGACAAGGTCCACCTCACGGCGCGGCTCATCGAGGACCTCCAGCAGCTCGCCCTGGCGGATATGGGGCGCCTGTCGCTCCGCCAGGAACCGTTCCCGCTCGAGCCGGTCATCGCGGACATCGCGGCGATGATCGGGCCCCAGCTCGAGGATGGGGGGATCCAGCTTGCCCTCGATCTTCCCCCCGACCTCCCCCCCGCGGCTGGCGACCGCCAGCGGATCCAACAGGTCCTCCTCAACCTGATGGCGAACGCCCTCCGCCACACCCCCGCCGGGGGGGAGATCCTTGTCACCGCCCGCGCGGACGGGTCCGAGATCGAGGTGAGCGTGTGCGACACCGGGCCTGGGATCAGCCCCGAAGACGCGGCACACCTCTTCGCGCGGTTTTACCGGGGGCGGGAGGAGCGCGCGGCCGGGACGGGGACGGGCCTGGGCCTGTCGGTGGCGAAGGCGATTGTGGAGGCCCACGGGGGGAGGATCTGGGCCGAGAACCGCCCCACCGGCGGGGCCTGCTTCCACTTCACCCTCCCCCGCGCCCTCACACCGTAA
- a CDS encoding Fur family transcriptional regulator, protein MSRRERTPKQHVILEAIQGRTDHPTAEELYRELNEHGHAISLATVYRNLRALTQEGKVRELHGAGPDRFDPTVSPHYHFRCHRCGRIYDLDLPYRRELDSLNLGLGFKVLGHQLIFLGLCQNCQGEKEEPWQK, encoded by the coding sequence ATGAGCAGGCGGGAGCGGACCCCGAAACAGCACGTGATCCTGGAGGCCATCCAGGGGCGCACCGACCACCCCACCGCGGAGGAGCTGTATCGGGAACTCAACGAGCACGGCCATGCGATCAGCCTGGCCACCGTGTACAGGAACCTGCGCGCCCTGACCCAGGAGGGAAAGGTGCGCGAGCTCCACGGAGCTGGCCCGGATCGGTTCGACCCCACTGTCTCCCCCCATTACCACTTCCGCTGCCACCGCTGCGGCCGGATCTACGACCTCGATCTCCCCTACCGCAGGGAACTGGACAGCCTGAACTTGGGCCTGGGATTCAAGGTGCTGGGACACCAGCTCATCTTCCTGGGCCTGTGTCAAAACTGCCAAGGAGAAAAGGAGGAACCATGGCAAAAGTAG
- the dps gene encoding DNA protection during starvation protein, whose protein sequence is MAKVAREMVERAGVDVEQLLELLVNNAAAELTTYYYYTILRANLIGLEGETIKEIAEVARIEDRNHFEALVPRIYELGGELPDDMVQFHNLSACRPAHLPENPRDVKGILTVLVEAERCAVRGYTQICNMTAGKDHRTYDLALSILHEEIEHESWFSEFLGEGPSGHFMRRGETSPFVSKFLK, encoded by the coding sequence ATGGCAAAAGTAGCGCGGGAGATGGTAGAAAGGGCAGGAGTGGATGTGGAACAACTCCTGGAGCTTTTGGTGAACAACGCTGCTGCGGAACTCACCACCTATTACTACTACACCATCCTCAGGGCCAACCTCATCGGCCTGGAGGGAGAAACGATAAAGGAGATCGCTGAGGTAGCGAGGATCGAAGACAGGAACCACTTCGAGGCCTTGGTCCCCCGGATCTACGAACTGGGCGGGGAGCTCCCCGATGACATGGTGCAGTTCCACAATCTTTCCGCGTGCCGGCCCGCCCACCTTCCGGAGAACCCCCGAGATGTGAAGGGGATCCTGACGGTGCTGGTGGAGGCGGAGCGGTGCGCCGTGCGAGGCTACACCCAAATCTGCAACATGACCGCCGGCAAAGACCACAGGACCTACGACCTTGCCCTTTCCATCTTGCATGAGGAGATCGAGCATGAGTCGTGGTTCTCTGAGTTTCTGGGGGAGGGTCCGTCCGGGCACTTCATGCGCCGGGGGGAAACCTCTCCCTTCGTCTCCAAGTTCCTCAAGTAG